DNA from Streptomyces luteogriseus:
GGCGGCCTTCTTGTCCCGGTACGTGGTCACCTTGGGGTCCGACTTCTTCGGCCCCTCGTCCATGTCCAGCTCGTAGCTGCCGCTCTCCTTGAACCCGGTGTCGTCGTCGTACATCTCGGCAGCCGCGGATCCCGCGATGGTGCCGCCGGTGTCCTCGGCCTTCTTCTCCAGCCTCAGGCCGATCCAGATGCTGCCGCTCCAGTCGCTGTACGTGACCCAGTGACCCTGGTCGGACTTCCGGTCGGGCACGGTCCGCTGGTATCCGGCGGGGACGGCGAGCGACGCGGCGAGGTCCTTCTCCTGCTTGACCTTCCAGCCCTCGGGCAGCGGCCCGGCGAACGGGTCCGCGATCACCAGGTACGACGACGCCGCCGCCGCGACGACCGCGGCACCCAGTCCGATCCAGGCCTTCCGGCCGAGCCGGACACCCCGGCCGCCCTCGCCCGGGCCCATGACCCGCACGGCCTGCGTGGGCCGGGCGGCGGGCGGGTGCGCGGCCGCCTCCAGCAGGGCCCGCACCTGCGCGGCGTTCGGGCGGCTGGCCGGGTCCTTGTGCAGCAGGCCGTTGATGGCCTCGGCGAGCGGGCCCTGGGCCGAAGCCGGCGGCGCGGGGGTGGCGTTGAGGACGGACTGGAGCGTGGCGGGGGTGTTGCTGCGGCGGAACGGGGAGACGCCCTCCGTCGCCGCGTAGAGCACCACGCCGAGGGACCACAGGTCACTGGCCGGTCCCGGGCGCTGCCCCAGCACGCGCTCGGGCGCGATGTACTCGGGCGAGCCGACGAAGCCGCCGGTGTCGGTCAGGTTGGTCTCGCCCTCGATCTGGGCGATCCCGAAGTCCGTGAGGACGACCCGGTCGTACCGGCCGAGCAGCACGTTGTCCGGTTTCACATCACGGTGCAGGATGCCCGCCGCGTGCGCGGCCTCCAGCGCGCCGAGCACCTCCAGGCCGATCCGGGCGGCCTCGCGCGCGGACAGGGTGCCCTCCTGGAGCGCGTCGCCCAGCGAGCGGCCCCGCACCAGCTCCATCACGATCCAGGGCTGGTCCTCCACGACGGCGACGTCGTGCACGTCGACCACCGCCGGGTGGTCGAGCCGGGCCGCCGCCCGGGCCTCGCGGCGCATTCGCTCGAAGGCGTTGGAACGTTCGCGTTCGGGAAGATGTTCCGGGACGCGAGGTTCCTTGACGGCGACCTCCCGGTCCACCGTCTCGTCCTTGGCCCGCCACACCGTACCCATGCCGCCGTGCCCGAGCTTCGCCAGCAGCCGGTAACGTCCCGCGATGAGACGCCCGGCACCGGGGCCCTCGGCCGCCTGGGCCGACTGGGACGGCACGACCTGGGTGGGTGACGCGGCCGGCGTGGCGTAGGGATTGCCCGGCACCGGCGCCTGCTGGTTCGGTGGTTGCAGTACAAAACTCGTTGGCTCGTCGGCCCCGGATCGGGCTCCCCCGTTGTTGCTCATGGGTTCATCCATATCGCGCCAACCGCCCGCGGATCCACAAAGGACGCGAGCCGGTCACCGACCCGTGACGTCGAAGGGGGCTTATCGCCCTCTTTGTTCCGGTGCCGAGCGGAGTTCGGCCATCGTCACGGGGTGGGCGCGGGCGCGCTCGGGGAGGCCGCCGGAGTCGTCGGCACCTTCCGAGTCTCCGGTGCCTTCCGAGTCTCCGGTGCCTTCGGCGTCGCAGGCGCCTTCGGCGGCGTCGATGCGGAACGCGTCGGCGCGGGGCCGCCGTCCCTGTCGCTCTCCTGCCTGAGCAGGGCCGCCGCGGACACCCCCGCTCCCGCCATCGCCGCGACCAGCAGCGCCGCGATGAGCACGCGCCGGGCGGGCTGCCGGAGGAAGGGTTCCTCCGGCCGGCTCCCACCGGACGGGTCCACCGGTGCCGCGGACGGTCGCCGGACGACGAGATCCAGCGGCCGCCGGCGCGGCGCCTCCCCCACCGTCGGCGCGTACTCGGGCGGCGGCGACATGGGGGTGAAGCCCGTGTCACGGAAGGCCCGGAGCATCCGTTCCGCCCGGGCCGCGTCCAGCCGCCGGTCCGGATCGCGCTCCAGCAGACCGCGTACGACGGGCATGAGCGGCCCGGCCTGCGCGGGCGGCTGGATGTCGCCCACGACGACCGCGTGCAGGATGCCGCCCAGCGAGTCGCGGTGGAACGGCGACTCACCGCTGAGTGCCGTGCACAACAGTGCGCCCAGCGACCACAGGTCGGACTCGGGCCCGGTCCTGGCCCCGGACATCCGCTCGGGCGCGGTGTACTCGGGGGAGCCGACGAAGGCCCCGTTCTCGGTGAGCGTGGGGGTGCCCGCGACCTGGGCGATGCCGAAGTCGGTGAGGACGACCCGGTCGGTGCCCGTCTCCAGCAGCACGTTGTCGGGCTTGAGGTCGCGGTGCAGCACCCCGCCCGCGTGCGCGGCGGCCAGCGCACCGAGCAGGGCGATGCCGATACGGGCCGCTTCGGCGGCGTCGACGGGACCCCGGTGGGCGAGCCGGTCGGCGAGCGAGCCGCCCTCGATCAGCTCCATGACGATGTAGGGGCGTTCGTCGTCCTCGACGACGTCGTGGACGACGATGATGTGCGGATGGCTCAGCTGGGCGACGGCCCGGGCCTCGCGCAGCGTACGGTCCCGCTGCCGGCGCGCCTGAGCCGCGGAGAGCGTGTCGTCGTAGGGGAGCTCCTTGACGGCCACGCTCCGGCCGAGCAACCGGTCGGTCGCCCGCCAGACCACGCTCATGCCGCCGCGCCCGAGTTTCTCCTCGAGTTGGTAACGGCCCGCGATGACACGCCTGCTGTGCCCCTCGGTCCCCATGTGGCAATCATGCCCCAACGGACGGAACCACTCCGGGGCGGTGAAGTGCCGGTGGCCGAAACAGACAGCCCCTCGTCAGACGTGTCCTCGCCTCAGGAGGTCTTCTCCTGCCAACCCTGCAACAGCGCGGTGAACTGCTTGCTCGCCGTCGGCCAGTCCGCGGCGGGGGCCGACATGTAGAGCGCGTACTCGGTGCCGTCGCGGGCCACGTACGTCTCCTCGACGGCCCGGCGCGGGCCGGGAAACTTGATGTCCTTGGGCTGGGCCGTCCAGGTGTACTCCCACCGGGCGCCCTCCCGGTCCCGGTAGACGTTGCGCTCCAGCGTGACCCTCTTGTAGTGGACCAGCCGCCGAAGCTGCTGCTCCAGGTCGAGCTGGTGGGCGTAGGGGTCGGCGAAGTCCGGTGACGTGTCGACGGCGATCCGGACGAAGTGCCGGCCGCCGTCCGGTGAGTAGTCGATCTGCTTGAGCTCCCCCTGCGGGCCGAAGGGCGAGCGCTTCCAGCCCTTCGGCAGGTAGAGGCTGAAGCCCGCGGGGTCGTCGTAGCGGGTCCAGCTGGCCGGAACCGATCCCCCCGGCCCCTGCGTCGTCGAGACCGACGAGCCGGAGCCGCCCTGCCGGTTCTGGTGCCACTGCTGGAGCACCACGGCCGTGCCCCCGCCGATGATGGCCGCGAGCGCGACGACCAGGGCGAGGGTGCGCAGTCTGCGGCGCCTGCCCGTACCGGTCGGCTGCGGGCCCGTCCCCGTCGGCCCGATCGTGGTGGGGCCGGTGGGGCCGTACGGCGAAGTGCCGGCCGGGGACGTCCCGGTGGCCGGAGTGCCGGCCATCGGCGGGAGCGGGGTCCCGGTGTGCGAACCCGAGCCGGTACCCATGGGGCCGGTGCCGACGGGACCGGTGCCGGAGGTGCCGGTGACGGCCCTCCCCGTGCCGCTGTGGGAGTCCCGGTACGGCGTCGCCCCGCCGTACTGCGTGGGCACGTACGCCTGCGCCCCGTTCGGCCGCCGCCCCTCCGCCGCCTCGGCGAGCATCTGCTCGGCCTCTGACGCGTCGGGCCGGGTGCTGGGGTCCTTGCGCAGCAGGGAGATGATGACGGGCGCGAGCGGACCGGCGTGCCGGAGCTCGGCGGCCTCCTCCTCCACCACGGCCTGCATGGTGGTCAGCGGCGTGGTGCGGCGGAACGGCGAGCGGCCCTCCACCGCCGTGTAGAGCGTCGCGCCCAGGGCCCACAGGTCGGAGGACGGGCCGGGGTCGTTGCCGCGTACGCGCTCGGGCGCCAGGTAGTCGACCGACCCGACGACCTCTCCGGTGCGCGTGATGGTCGTGTCGCCCTCGATCTGGGCGATGCCGAAGTCCGTGAGCAGGACGCGTCCGTCGCGGCCGAGGAGGACGTTGCCCGGCTTGATGTCGCGGTGCAGGACGCCGGCGTTGTGCGCGGCACGCAGGGCCCTCAGCACCCAGAGGCCGATGCGCGCCGCCTCGCGCGGCTCGACCCGCCCCTCCTCCTTGACCGCGTCGGCCAGGGAGCGGCCCTCGACCAGCTCCATCACGATCCACGGGCGGCCGTCGTGCTCCAGCACGTCGTGCACCGTGACGACCGCGGAGTGGTTGATGCGCGCCGCCGCCCTGGCTTCCGCCCGGGTGCGCGCCAGCAGGATCGCCTGCTCGCTCTCGGAGACGTAGAGGGCGGCCGTCAGCTCCTTGATGGCGACGGACCGGTGCAGCACCTCGTCATGCGCACGCCAGACCCGGCCCATGCCACCACTGCCGATGGATTCGGCCAGCCGGTAGCGGCCCGCGATGAGCAGGCCCTGCATCTGATTCACGTTGCCCCGCAATGGTCTTGACAGGGTCAGCGTAAGGACCCGCCCTCACCCAGGGAACAAGCGGGGTACCACGGTGACCGCACTGTGACGGTTGTCGACTGCCGGGACGGGAGGCAACCAGAGTGTGAACTGCGGCGTACAGGCGGCGCGCCGGTCGCTCACCCCGTCACCTTGTACGTCGCCGCAGCCTGCTCGTACAGCCGTGTCACCTCGTCCCGTTCGGACTCCGGGCCGCGCACCTGGACCACGTGGTAGCGCCCCTCGACCAGCATCGCCAGGTTGCGGACGTACAGTTCGCCCCCGTCGCCGCCGGTCCAGGTGAACTGCCCCTCGGCCATGGTCCGTCCGCCCACCTCGATCGTCTTCAGCCCGGTGGAGGTGGCCCAGCTGGAGTCGCGGTACGGCTGCAACTCGCGCTCCTTCTCCCGCTGGTAGGCCATCGGATCACTGCCGTACGAGGACGCGCTGTCCCGGCCCGCGACGACGATGAGTTCGAAGTCGCCCTTGGAGTAGACGATCTGGCCGCTGCCGTTGCGGGGAGCGCGGTCCCAGCCCTTGGCGACGGCGACCTGGAAGCCCGCCGAGTCCTTGCGCAGGGTGAAGCCGTCGGCGACGTCCGGGCCGGTGGTCTGGGTCTCGGTGGTGCCGGCCGACGACGACGGGCTCTTCTCCGGCCCGGGCGAGGTCTGCTCGGTCCGGGGCTCGCTGCTGGCGTCCGGTTCGGGTGCCCGGCTGACTTCACCGGCGGCTCCGGTGCGGTCGGTTCCGTCCGCGCCGTCGGTCTTCGCCTTGGGCATGAAGAGCATGGCGTAGGCGATCGCCGCGGCCATCGCGAGCAGGACCAGCACGAGCAGGGTGCGGCCGAGGCGGCGCGGCGAACCGGACTCCTGCTTGGCCCTCTTGTGCCGCCCGTGGTGCGCGGGCAGCCCGGCCTTCCGCCGGCGCACGAGCTCACCCCGACGCCGTACGACGGGCAGCCGCCGGGCGTCGACGGGCGGCGCCGCGACCACGTGCAGCCCGGCCTCCGGCTCGGGCGCCGAGCGCACCAGCGAGCGCAGCCAGCCGCGCACCTCCTCGAAGTCGAGGCGCTCCGTCGGATCCTGACGCAGCAGCGACTCCACGACCGGCCGCAACGGCCCGCACTCCTCGGCGTACGCGGGCGGCTCGGCGCACACCATCTGCACCAGCTCGGCCGTCGATTCCTCCGGGTAGGGCGCATGCCCCTGCACGGCCCGGAAGAGCAGCGCTCCGAGCGCCCACAGGTCGGTCGCGGGACCGATCGGCGCGGCCAGCTGCCAGTTCTCGTGCACGGGTCCGGCCTGCTCGGGTGCCCAGCGCTCGGTCACGGGCCCGACCACGGCCATCCGCGCCTGCCGCGCCCGCTCGGCGGCCAGCGCCGTGGCCGGACCGCGCCGGGGTGCGGGGGCATCGGCGACCAGGTCGTCCCACCGGGTGGGCTCGCCGTGGGCCGCGGTGTCCATGTCCGTGGCCGGGGGGAGCGCCGCCTGCTCCCGGCCCTGCGCCGCCGGAGCCCCGCCGGTCGTGCCGCGGGGCGCCGCACCGTGCCACGCCGTCGTCCGCGGATTGCCGCTCACACCGTAGGGGTCGGCGATCCGCCCGGGCGGTGCGGCCCCGGGGGCGGTGCCCTGCCCGGGGATGTACGGCGACTGCGCCGATCCGTTGCCGTGGGGCGCGTCCCCGCCGTCCGGGTCGGTGCGGGCTCCGGGCAGTGCCGCCCACCCGCCCTGCTGCGCCTCCTGCACCCGTGCGGCGGCCCGGGCGCCGGCCCGGTAGGCCGCGATCGCACCGGCACGCGCCGCCCGCGGGTCCCCGCCGCCCTCCACCGGCCCACGCGCCGGTACGACCGAACCACCGCTCGCGGTCTCGCCCCCCGCCGACGGCAGTCCCCTGGCCTCCCGGGCCTCTATGGCCGCGCGCCGCGCCGCCTCGGGATCCCCCGCGCCGCCGATGCCACCGCCCGGCCCGGAACCGCCCGGGCCGCCGACGCCGCGGGACGTCCCGGCAGCGCCGCCCTGCTGCCCCGGCACCTGCCCGGAGTCCTCGAAGGGCGGTTCGGGAACCGGGTCGTACCCGCAGAGTGCCTCTTCGGCCGCGCCCACCGCGAGGCCGGTCAGCATCACACGGCCGTCGTCGCAGACGAGCACCGTCCGCGCGGTGATGTTCCGGTGCACCCAGCCGTGCGCGTGCAGCACCCGAAGGGCCGTCAGGACGTCGGAGGCCACCTCGGCCGCGCGGTACGGCGTCAGCGGCTTCTCGGCGAGCAGCGCGGCCAGCGGGCGCGCTGCCACCAGCTCACTGACGATCCACAGCGAACCGCCCTCGGCGAACACGTCGAAGACCTGGTCGAGTCGGGGGTGGTCGGGAATGGCGGCTGCGGCCTGCGCCGCCTCCACCGCACGTCGCACCACCGGATCCGCGGGCCGCCGGGTACCGGCACGGGTGCCCGCCCGGCCGCCGGACCGCCGGACACCACCGTCACGTGCCGTGAAACCGTCGGGGAGCCCCTCCGCGTCGAGGACCTCCGCCTCGACCACCTCGGGCAACGGCACCTGCCGGACCAGGACTTCCTGTCCGCTGTAGGTGTCGAAGGCCCGGGTCTCGGTCAGTTCGTACTCGTCGGACGGCGGCAGTGGCAGGCGGTAGCGGTCGGCGAGCACCCGACCCGCGTAGTCGTCCACGTTGCCTCCCCCGG
Protein-coding regions in this window:
- a CDS encoding serine/threonine-protein kinase; this translates as MSNNGGARSGADEPTSFVLQPPNQQAPVPGNPYATPAASPTQVVPSQSAQAAEGPGAGRLIAGRYRLLAKLGHGGMGTVWRAKDETVDREVAVKEPRVPEHLPERERSNAFERMRREARAAARLDHPAVVDVHDVAVVEDQPWIVMELVRGRSLGDALQEGTLSAREAARIGLEVLGALEAAHAAGILHRDVKPDNVLLGRYDRVVLTDFGIAQIEGETNLTDTGGFVGSPEYIAPERVLGQRPGPASDLWSLGVVLYAATEGVSPFRRSNTPATLQSVLNATPAPPASAQGPLAEAINGLLHKDPASRPNAAQVRALLEAAAHPPAARPTQAVRVMGPGEGGRGVRLGRKAWIGLGAAVVAAAASSYLVIADPFAGPLPEGWKVKQEKDLAASLAVPAGYQRTVPDRKSDQGHWVTYSDWSGSIWIGLRLEKKAEDTGGTIAGSAAAEMYDDDTGFKESGSYELDMDEGPKKSDPKVTTYRDKKAARNTVPFRTDDSENPRPRELQIFYYRTPGGDMYKLTVSYPDKSDFTARGREVASLAIANLDIDNT
- a CDS encoding serine/threonine-protein kinase — encoded protein: MGTEGHSRRVIAGRYQLEEKLGRGGMSVVWRATDRLLGRSVAVKELPYDDTLSAAQARRQRDRTLREARAVAQLSHPHIIVVHDVVEDDERPYIVMELIEGGSLADRLAHRGPVDAAEAARIGIALLGALAAAHAGGVLHRDLKPDNVLLETGTDRVVLTDFGIAQVAGTPTLTENGAFVGSPEYTAPERMSGARTGPESDLWSLGALLCTALSGESPFHRDSLGGILHAVVVGDIQPPAQAGPLMPVVRGLLERDPDRRLDAARAERMLRAFRDTGFTPMSPPPEYAPTVGEAPRRRPLDLVVRRPSAAPVDPSGGSRPEEPFLRQPARRVLIAALLVAAMAGAGVSAAALLRQESDRDGGPAPTRSASTPPKAPATPKAPETRKAPETRKVPTTPAASPSAPAPTP
- a CDS encoding protein kinase domain-containing protein, which encodes MQGLLIAGRYRLAESIGSGGMGRVWRAHDEVLHRSVAIKELTAALYVSESEQAILLARTRAEARAAARINHSAVVTVHDVLEHDGRPWIVMELVEGRSLADAVKEEGRVEPREAARIGLWVLRALRAAHNAGVLHRDIKPGNVLLGRDGRVLLTDFGIAQIEGDTTITRTGEVVGSVDYLAPERVRGNDPGPSSDLWALGATLYTAVEGRSPFRRTTPLTTMQAVVEEEAAELRHAGPLAPVIISLLRKDPSTRPDASEAEQMLAEAAEGRRPNGAQAYVPTQYGGATPYRDSHSGTGRAVTGTSGTGPVGTGPMGTGSGSHTGTPLPPMAGTPATGTSPAGTSPYGPTGPTTIGPTGTGPQPTGTGRRRRLRTLALVVALAAIIGGGTAVVLQQWHQNRQGGSGSSVSTTQGPGGSVPASWTRYDDPAGFSLYLPKGWKRSPFGPQGELKQIDYSPDGGRHFVRIAVDTSPDFADPYAHQLDLEQQLRRLVHYKRVTLERNVYRDREGARWEYTWTAQPKDIKFPGPRRAVEETYVARDGTEYALYMSAPAADWPTASKQFTALLQGWQEKTS
- a CDS encoding protein kinase: MDDYAGRVLADRYRLPLPPSDEYELTETRAFDTYSGQEVLVRQVPLPEVVEAEVLDAEGLPDGFTARDGGVRRSGGRAGTRAGTRRPADPVVRRAVEAAQAAAAIPDHPRLDQVFDVFAEGGSLWIVSELVAARPLAALLAEKPLTPYRAAEVASDVLTALRVLHAHGWVHRNITARTVLVCDDGRVMLTGLAVGAAEEALCGYDPVPEPPFEDSGQVPGQQGGAAGTSRGVGGPGGSGPGGGIGGAGDPEAARRAAIEAREARGLPSAGGETASGGSVVPARGPVEGGGDPRAARAGAIAAYRAGARAAARVQEAQQGGWAALPGARTDPDGGDAPHGNGSAQSPYIPGQGTAPGAAPPGRIADPYGVSGNPRTTAWHGAAPRGTTGGAPAAQGREQAALPPATDMDTAAHGEPTRWDDLVADAPAPRRGPATALAAERARQARMAVVGPVTERWAPEQAGPVHENWQLAAPIGPATDLWALGALLFRAVQGHAPYPEESTAELVQMVCAEPPAYAEECGPLRPVVESLLRQDPTERLDFEEVRGWLRSLVRSAPEPEAGLHVVAAPPVDARRLPVVRRRGELVRRRKAGLPAHHGRHKRAKQESGSPRRLGRTLLVLVLLAMAAAIAYAMLFMPKAKTDGADGTDRTGAAGEVSRAPEPDASSEPRTEQTSPGPEKSPSSSAGTTETQTTGPDVADGFTLRKDSAGFQVAVAKGWDRAPRNGSGQIVYSKGDFELIVVAGRDSASSYGSDPMAYQREKERELQPYRDSSWATSTGLKTIEVGGRTMAEGQFTWTGGDGGELYVRNLAMLVEGRYHVVQVRGPESERDEVTRLYEQAAATYKVTG